One Setaria viridis chromosome 7, Setaria_viridis_v4.0, whole genome shotgun sequence genomic region harbors:
- the LOC117863374 gene encoding DNA-directed RNA polymerase V subunit 1 isoform X3, with translation MADDDPGAAAAAGLTIPEGCIRRIKLSVVSNEEILKAQPVDAQGKPFPITHGSQLQDNPSLGLPLQVGSCESCGATQLDRCEGHFGFIELPAPIYHPSHVAELGKILNIICLCCLRLKKPNEKGTGKERKFSSCSYCQDIPPLCVTQVKKSNGARSLELKAPLKEEVGDGFWSFLDQFGFHTILTSHRRPLHPKEVQNIMEKISKQTKIRLAARGYNLQNGFVMSYMCVPPNCLHISNLLDDNTDMYPPDTSKGLLQKVLRIIEQIKSSSISHPNFEACEVGEDDLQVAVADYINMGGTAKGTQSVTFSRQPAPKQWQQRMKALFISKSSSFTCRAVITGDPYIGLDVVGVPNEVASRMSVEEHVTDYNIARLQYMMDKGLCLTYTDVNSNTYDLSGEKGRKKHTMLRVGETVDRRVLDGDLVFLNRSPSTDMHSVQALYVLLHDDHTIKINPLICGPLGADFDGDCVHIFFPRSVSARVEATELFTVENQLVNSHNAKLNFQIKEDYLLALKIMCDRRYSREEANQIAMFSSGMIPPGDPYWTISQILQTTGSLITLPSHPNKESVGALVTAIISSTLKGKGPREAIKLLNLLQPLLMESLLMDGFSMSLRDFNGPSAMQKVIQSTSLELDELRESTVDFIAHYSALGLLVDPKSDSALRKLVEQLGFLGRQLQNNGRLYSSNLVEDCYKFMNKCSGSTKCYDPLKAHDVVKSSFYNGLNPYEELLHSISVREKIERSSSKGLAEPGNLFKNMMAILRDVIVCYDGTIRTSCSNSIVQFDSTDVSSSVTPGPGDPVGILAATAVANAAYKAVLDPNQNNMTSWDLMKEVLLTKASSISDTIDQKEILYLDKCFCGFEFCMERAALRVQSCLKRIKIEDCATEVSIKYHPEATQAAHCLVGHIHLDKEQLNRMEITTEHILQKCQEVISKHEKKSRQMRQIWKTTEMISSEYCLYDQDIGDEEALQVSCLEVFLDTSTTTGLSESNVAHLMTNTIFPILLDTIIKGDPRVQDAKVIWIEPESTCWVQNSSAEQKGELALEITVEKVAVAESGGTWGVAMDACVPVMDLIDTKRSMPYNIQEVHKVFGISCVFDRVTQHLSKAVGMVTKSVITDHLTTVASSMTCTGSLHGFNRSGYKATFQSLKIQAPFTEATLSRPMQCFRKSAEKVDSDQLASVVSTCSWGNHAAIGTGSAFKIHWKDEIQSSSDEILGGYGLYDFLALVGTIGAAELKTVTPHSSCLYDVDKIPEDEVQEDEVVCLGGNLPISWTDKTKADSLLHDFKGRSTGIHRTRQESQGTQNKSDWNSVANWKNDRPRGPLHSAFAGSTSTNEWNKRRFTDHVFERKQPKHSWSSAVTHQDDKPSWSSKNVAGAQKHGITLSSSSGGWNKKNSGFGRGGSRGMRKSEGSHSGGSNSRNWRAQNNSSARQGGISYSFTPVEQQIYAQVEPIMKNVKRIIRESSRDGVKLSQDAEMFIVNKVLMYHPEKEKKMAGQGNYIMVAKHQTFHSSRCLYVASSDGSSSDFSYKKCLENFIRIHYPDSADSFCRKYFK, from the exons ATGGCGGATGACGATCCGGGAGCGGCAGCTGCTGCCGGCCTGACCATCCCGGAGGGCTGCATCCGCCGGATCAAGCTCAGCGTCGTAAGCAATGAGGAAATC CTCAAGGCGCAGCCGGTGGACGCGCAAGGGAAGCCCTTCCCGATCACGCACGGCAGCCAGCTCCAGGACAACCCCTCGCTGGGGCTGCCTCTGCAGGTCGGCAGCTGCGAGTCATGCGGTGCCACCCAGCTCGACAGATGCGAAGGCCATTTCGGCTTCATCGAGCTGCCGGCCCCCATCTACCACCCCAGCCACGTCGCCGAGCTGGGGAAGATACTCAACATTATCTGTCTCTGCTGCCTCCGGCTCAAGAAACCCAAC GAGAAGGGCACTGGAAAGGAAAGGAAGTTCAGTTCATGCTCATATTGTCAG GATATCCCACCACTATGTGTTACTCAAGTCAAGAAATCCAATGGCGCCCGTAGCTTGGAACTCAAAGCACCATTAAAGGAAGAGGTTGGGGATGGATTTTGGAGCTTCCTCGATCAGTTTGGCTTCCACACGATCCTTACATCTCATCGCCGCCCTTTACACCCAAAGGAG GTTCAGAACATAATGGAAAAGATCTCTAAACAAACAAAAATAAGACTTGCTGCTAGGGGGTATAATCTTCAGAATGGATTTGTCATGAGTTACATGTGTGTTCCACCAAATTGCCTGCATATTTCAAATCTTTTAGATGACAACACAGACATGTACCCTCCT GACACATCAAAAGGCTTGTTACAGAAAGTTCTACGTATAATAGAACAGATAAAAAGCTCAAGTATTAGCCACCCAAATTTCGAAGCTTGTGAGGTAGGGGAAGATGATCTTCAGGTTGCTGTCGCCGATTACATCAATATGGGAGGAACAGCAAAG GGTACCCAGAGTGTCACCTTTTCAAGACAGCCTGCACCAAAACAGTGGCAGCAAAGGATGAAGGCACTCTTCATCAGTAAGAGTTCAAGCTTCACATGCCGTGCAGTGATCACTGGTGATCCATACATTGGTCTTGATGTGGTAGGGGTTCCTAATGAAGTAGCAAGCAGAATGTCAGTAGAAGAACATGTCACAGACTACAACATTGCTAGACTGCAGTACATGATGGATAAAGGACTATGCCTGACGTACACTGATGTCAATTCCAACACATACGACTTGTCTggggagaaaggaagaaagaaacacACCATGCTGAGGGTTGGTGAAACTGTAGACCGAAGAGTTCTTGATGGGGATCTGGTCTTCCTCAATAGATCACCAAGCACTGACATGCACTCAGTTCAAGCCTTATATGTTCTTTTGCATGATGATCACACCATAAAGATCAACCCACTCATCTGTGGCCCGCTTGGAGCAGATTTTGATGGTGACTGCGTTCATATCTTCTTCCCAAGATCAGTTTCAGCAAGGGTTGAAGCTACAGAGCTCTTCACTGTGGAGAATCAGCTAGTGAACTCCCACAATGCGAAACTGAACTTTCAGATCAAGGAAGATTACTTACTAGCTCTGAAGATAATGTGTGACAGAAGGTATTCTAGAGAAGAAGCAAACCAAATTGCCATGTTCTCGTCAGGGATGATTCCACCAGGTGATCCTTATTGGACTATTTCTCAGATTCTTCAGACTACCGGTTCACTAATAACCCTACCAAGCCATCCCAACAAAGAATCTGTTGGGGCCTTAGTTACTGCTATCATATCATCAACTCTTAAAGGGAAGGGTCCAAGGGAGGCCATAAAGCTTCTAAATCTTTTGCAGCCCCTCCTAATGGAATCACTGCTTATGGATGGTTTCAGCATGAGCTTGAGAGATTTCAATGGCCCAAGTGCAATGCAGAAGGTAATTCAAAGTACTTCCCTTGAGCTCGATGAGTTACGAGAATCAACTGTGGACTTCATTGCTCATTATTCTGCCCTTGGTCTGCTGGTTGATCCCAAAAGTGATTCAGCTCTGAGGAAATTAGTTGAGCAGCTTGGTTTCTTGGGCCGTCAATTGCAAAACAATGGCAGACTATACTCTAGCAACTTAGTGGAGGATTGCTACAAGTTTATGAACAAGTGTAGTGGAAGCACCAAGTGTTATGATCCTTTAAAGGCACATGATGTTGTTAAGAGTTCATTTTACAATGGTTTAAACCCGTACGAGGAACTACTCCATTCAATATCAGTAAGGGAAAAGATCGAACGATCATCATCTAAAGGACTAGCGGAACCTGGCAATCTTTTCAAGAACATGATGGCAATACTCCGAGATGTCATAGTATGCTATGATGGAACCATAAGGACTTCATGCAGCAACTCGATTGTCCAATTTGACTCAACAGATGTATCAAGTTCTGTGACACCAGGTCCAGGTGATCCTGTTGGTATCTTGGCAGCCACTGCAGTTGCAAATGCTGCATACAAGGCTGTTTTAGATCCAAATCAGAACAACATGACCTCGTGGGACTTAATGAAG GAAGTACTTCTCACCAAAGCTAGCTCTATAAGTGATACCATTGACCAAAAGGAAATTTTGTATCTGGACAAATGCTTTTGCGGATTCGAGTTTTGCATGGAAAGAGCAGCACTCAGGGTGCAATCCTGCTTAAAAAGGATCAAAATAGAGGATTGTGCCACTGAGGTCTCCATCAA GTACCATCCGGAAGCAACTCAAGCCGCACATTGCCTTGTTGGTCATATCCACCTAGACAAG GAGCAACTGAATCGAATGGAGATAACTACAGAACATATTCTTCAAAAATGCCAGGAAGTTATCAGTAAACATGAAAAGAAAAGTAGGCAGATGAGGCAAATTTGGAAGACAACTGAAATGATTTCAAG TGAATATTGTTTGTACGACCAGGATATAGGTGATGAGGAAGCCTTGCAAGTTTCCTGCTTGGAGGTTTTCCTTGATACAAGCACTACCACAGGACTATCTGAATCTAATGTTGCCCATCTGATGACGAATACCATTTTTCCTATACTCTTGGACACGATTATAAAAG GTGATCCTCGAGTTCAGGATGCTAAGGTAATATGGATCGAACCAGAATCAACATGTTGGGTCCAGAACTCCAGTGCAGAGCAGAAAGGGGAACTGGCACTGGAAATCACAGTGGAAAAGGTGGCGGTTGCAGAGAGTGGTGGCACCTGGGGAGTAGCAATGGATGCATGTGTCCCTGTGATGGATCTAATCGACACCAAAAGGTCTATGCCTTACAATATCCAAGAAGTTCACAAAGTGTTTGGCATTTCCTGTGTCTTTGATCGAGTCACACAG CACCTTTCCAAGGCCGTTGGAATGGTTACAAAATCAGTCATCACAGACCACCTGACAACCGTGGCAAGCAGCATGACCTGCACAGGTAGCTTGCATGGCTTCAATAGGTCAGGATACAAGGCCACATTCCAGTCCCTGAAGATTCAGGCACCATTTACGGAAGCTACACTGTCT AGACCAATGCAATGCTTTCGGAAGAGTGCAGAGAAGGTCGACTCTGATCAGCTGGCTAGTGTTGTGTCAACCTGCTCTTGGGGTAATCATGCAGCCATCGGCACTGGCTCAGCTTTCAAAATTCACTGGAAGGATGAGATCCAG TCTTCAAGCGATGAAATACTTGGAGGGTATGGTTTATATGACTTCCTCGCATTAGTAGGAACAATAGGAGCTGCTGAACTCAAGACAGTTACTCCTCATAGTTCATGCTTGTATGATGTTGACAAGATTCCGGAGGATGAAGTTCAAGAAGATGAGGTGGTATGTTTGGGTGGAAACCTTCCAATCTCCTGGACGGACAAGACAAAAGCCGATTCCCTGCTGCATGATTTTAAGGGTAGGAGTACTGGAATACACAGGACTAGACAGGAAAGCCAAGGAACGCAAAATAAGAGTGACTGGAACTCAGTTGCAAACTGGAAAAATGATAGGCCAAGGGGTCCTCTGCATTCTGCTTTTGCAGGATCAACTAGCACCAACGAATGGAACAAGAGGCGGTTTACCGACCATGTGTTTGAGAGAAAGCAACCAAAGCATAGCTGGAGCTCAGCTGTGACACACCAAGATGACAAGCCAAGTTGGTCTAGCAAAAATGTTGCAGGCGCGCAGAAACATGGCATTACATTATCATCTAGCTCGGGTGGATGGAACAAGAAGAATAGTGGTTTTGGTCGTGGTGGCAGTAGAGGCATGCGGAAATCAGAAGGATCACATAGTGGAGGCAGTAACAGCCGGAACTGGAGAGCTCAGAATAATAGCAGTGCTAGACAAGGAGGTATCAGTTACAGTTTCACACCAGTGGAGCAGCAGATATATGCACAAGTTGAGCCAATCATGAAGAATGTAAAGAGGATCATCCGCGAATCAAG CAGGGACGGCGTGAAGCTTTCTCAAGATGCTGAGATGTTCATCGTCAACAAAGTTTTAATGTACCACccggagaaggagaaaaagatggCCGGTCAGGGCAATTACATTATG GTTGCTAAGCATCAAACTTTCCATAGCAGCAGGTGCTTGTACGTTGCGTCCTCAGATGGATCAAGTTCAGATTTCTCCTACAAGAAGTGCCTAGAAAATTTCATCAGGATTCACTACCCTGACTCTGCGGACTCATTCTGCAGAAAGTACTTCAAATGA
- the LOC117863374 gene encoding DNA-directed RNA polymerase V subunit 1 isoform X6, translating to MADDDPGAAAAAGLTIPEGCIRRIKLSVVSNEEILKAQPVDAQGKPFPITHGSQLQDNPSLGLPLQVGSCESCGATQLDRCEGHFGFIELPAPIYHPSHVAELGKILNIICLCCLRLKKPNEKGTGKERKFSSCSYCQDIPPLCVTQVKKSNGARSLELKAPLKEEVGDGFWSFLDQFGFHTILTSHRRPLHPKEVQNIMEKISKQTKIRLAARGYNLQNGFVMSYMCVPPNCLHISNLLDDNTDMYPPDTSKGLLQKVLRIIEQIKSSSISHPNFEACEVGEDDLQVAVADYINMGGTAKGTQSVTFSRQPAPKQWQQRMKALFISKSSSFTCRAVITGDPYIGLDVVGVPNEVASRMSVEEHVTDYNIARLQYMMDKGLCLTYTDVNSNTYDLSGEKGRKKHTMLRVGETVDRRVLDGDLVFLNRSPSTDMHSVQALYVLLHDDHTIKINPLICGPLGADFDGDCVHIFFPRSVSARVEATELFTVENQLVNSHNAKLNFQIKEDYLLALKIMCDRRYSREEANQIAMFSSGMIPPGDPYWTISQILQTTGSLITLPSHPNKESVGALVTAIISSTLKGKGPREAIKLLNLLQPLLMESLLMDGFSMSLRDFNGPSAMQKVIQSTSLELDELRESTVDFIAHYSALGLLVDPKSDSALRKLVEQLGFLGRQLQNNGRLYSSNLVEDCYKFMNKCSGSTKCYDPLKAHDVVKSSFYNGLNPYEELLHSISVREKIERSSSKGLAEPGNLFKNMMAILRDVIVCYDGTIRTSCSNSIVQFDSTDVSSSVTPGPGDPVGILAATAVANAAYKAVLDPNQNNMTSWDLMKEVLLTKASSISDTIDQKEILYLDKCFCGFEFCMERAALRVQSCLKRIKIEDCATEVSIKYHPEATQAAHCLVGHIHLDKEQLNRMEITTEHILQKCQEVISKHEKKSRQMRQIWKTTEMISSEYCLYDQDIGDEEALQVSCLEVFLDTSTTTGLSESNVAHLMTNTIFPILLDTIIKGDPRVQDAKVIWIEPESTCWVQNSSAEQKGELALEITVEKVAVAESGGTWGVAMDACVPVMDLIDTKRSMPYNIQEVHKVFGISCVFDRVTQHLSKAVGMVTKSVITDHLTTVASSMTCTGSLHGFNRSGYKATFQSLKIQAPFTEATLSRPMQCFRKSAEKVDSDQLASVVSTCSWGNHAAIGTGSAFKIHWKDEIQSSSDEILGGYGLYDFLALVGTIGAAELKTVTPHSSCLYDVDKIPEDEVQEDEVVCLGGNLPISWTDKTKADSLLHDFKGRSTGIHRTRQESQGTQNKSDWNSVANWKNDRPRGPLHSAFAGSTSTNEWNKRRFTDHVFERKQPKHSWSSAVTHQDDKPSWSSKNVAGAQKHGITLSSSSGGWNKKNSGFGRGGSRGMRKSEGSHSGGSNSRNWRAQNNSSARQGGISYSFTPVEQQIYAQVEPIMKNVKRIIRESRDGVKLSQDAEMFIVNKVLMYHPEKEKKMAGQGNYIMVAKHQTFHSSRCLYVASSDGSSSDFSYKKCLENFIRIHYPDSADSFCRKYFK from the exons ATGGCGGATGACGATCCGGGAGCGGCAGCTGCTGCCGGCCTGACCATCCCGGAGGGCTGCATCCGCCGGATCAAGCTCAGCGTCGTAAGCAATGAGGAAATC CTCAAGGCGCAGCCGGTGGACGCGCAAGGGAAGCCCTTCCCGATCACGCACGGCAGCCAGCTCCAGGACAACCCCTCGCTGGGGCTGCCTCTGCAGGTCGGCAGCTGCGAGTCATGCGGTGCCACCCAGCTCGACAGATGCGAAGGCCATTTCGGCTTCATCGAGCTGCCGGCCCCCATCTACCACCCCAGCCACGTCGCCGAGCTGGGGAAGATACTCAACATTATCTGTCTCTGCTGCCTCCGGCTCAAGAAACCCAAC GAGAAGGGCACTGGAAAGGAAAGGAAGTTCAGTTCATGCTCATATTGTCAG GATATCCCACCACTATGTGTTACTCAAGTCAAGAAATCCAATGGCGCCCGTAGCTTGGAACTCAAAGCACCATTAAAGGAAGAGGTTGGGGATGGATTTTGGAGCTTCCTCGATCAGTTTGGCTTCCACACGATCCTTACATCTCATCGCCGCCCTTTACACCCAAAGGAG GTTCAGAACATAATGGAAAAGATCTCTAAACAAACAAAAATAAGACTTGCTGCTAGGGGGTATAATCTTCAGAATGGATTTGTCATGAGTTACATGTGTGTTCCACCAAATTGCCTGCATATTTCAAATCTTTTAGATGACAACACAGACATGTACCCTCCT GACACATCAAAAGGCTTGTTACAGAAAGTTCTACGTATAATAGAACAGATAAAAAGCTCAAGTATTAGCCACCCAAATTTCGAAGCTTGTGAGGTAGGGGAAGATGATCTTCAGGTTGCTGTCGCCGATTACATCAATATGGGAGGAACAGCAAAG GGTACCCAGAGTGTCACCTTTTCAAGACAGCCTGCACCAAAACAGTGGCAGCAAAGGATGAAGGCACTCTTCATCAGTAAGAGTTCAAGCTTCACATGCCGTGCAGTGATCACTGGTGATCCATACATTGGTCTTGATGTGGTAGGGGTTCCTAATGAAGTAGCAAGCAGAATGTCAGTAGAAGAACATGTCACAGACTACAACATTGCTAGACTGCAGTACATGATGGATAAAGGACTATGCCTGACGTACACTGATGTCAATTCCAACACATACGACTTGTCTggggagaaaggaagaaagaaacacACCATGCTGAGGGTTGGTGAAACTGTAGACCGAAGAGTTCTTGATGGGGATCTGGTCTTCCTCAATAGATCACCAAGCACTGACATGCACTCAGTTCAAGCCTTATATGTTCTTTTGCATGATGATCACACCATAAAGATCAACCCACTCATCTGTGGCCCGCTTGGAGCAGATTTTGATGGTGACTGCGTTCATATCTTCTTCCCAAGATCAGTTTCAGCAAGGGTTGAAGCTACAGAGCTCTTCACTGTGGAGAATCAGCTAGTGAACTCCCACAATGCGAAACTGAACTTTCAGATCAAGGAAGATTACTTACTAGCTCTGAAGATAATGTGTGACAGAAGGTATTCTAGAGAAGAAGCAAACCAAATTGCCATGTTCTCGTCAGGGATGATTCCACCAGGTGATCCTTATTGGACTATTTCTCAGATTCTTCAGACTACCGGTTCACTAATAACCCTACCAAGCCATCCCAACAAAGAATCTGTTGGGGCCTTAGTTACTGCTATCATATCATCAACTCTTAAAGGGAAGGGTCCAAGGGAGGCCATAAAGCTTCTAAATCTTTTGCAGCCCCTCCTAATGGAATCACTGCTTATGGATGGTTTCAGCATGAGCTTGAGAGATTTCAATGGCCCAAGTGCAATGCAGAAGGTAATTCAAAGTACTTCCCTTGAGCTCGATGAGTTACGAGAATCAACTGTGGACTTCATTGCTCATTATTCTGCCCTTGGTCTGCTGGTTGATCCCAAAAGTGATTCAGCTCTGAGGAAATTAGTTGAGCAGCTTGGTTTCTTGGGCCGTCAATTGCAAAACAATGGCAGACTATACTCTAGCAACTTAGTGGAGGATTGCTACAAGTTTATGAACAAGTGTAGTGGAAGCACCAAGTGTTATGATCCTTTAAAGGCACATGATGTTGTTAAGAGTTCATTTTACAATGGTTTAAACCCGTACGAGGAACTACTCCATTCAATATCAGTAAGGGAAAAGATCGAACGATCATCATCTAAAGGACTAGCGGAACCTGGCAATCTTTTCAAGAACATGATGGCAATACTCCGAGATGTCATAGTATGCTATGATGGAACCATAAGGACTTCATGCAGCAACTCGATTGTCCAATTTGACTCAACAGATGTATCAAGTTCTGTGACACCAGGTCCAGGTGATCCTGTTGGTATCTTGGCAGCCACTGCAGTTGCAAATGCTGCATACAAGGCTGTTTTAGATCCAAATCAGAACAACATGACCTCGTGGGACTTAATGAAG GAAGTACTTCTCACCAAAGCTAGCTCTATAAGTGATACCATTGACCAAAAGGAAATTTTGTATCTGGACAAATGCTTTTGCGGATTCGAGTTTTGCATGGAAAGAGCAGCACTCAGGGTGCAATCCTGCTTAAAAAGGATCAAAATAGAGGATTGTGCCACTGAGGTCTCCATCAA GTACCATCCGGAAGCAACTCAAGCCGCACATTGCCTTGTTGGTCATATCCACCTAGACAAG GAGCAACTGAATCGAATGGAGATAACTACAGAACATATTCTTCAAAAATGCCAGGAAGTTATCAGTAAACATGAAAAGAAAAGTAGGCAGATGAGGCAAATTTGGAAGACAACTGAAATGATTTCAAG TGAATATTGTTTGTACGACCAGGATATAGGTGATGAGGAAGCCTTGCAAGTTTCCTGCTTGGAGGTTTTCCTTGATACAAGCACTACCACAGGACTATCTGAATCTAATGTTGCCCATCTGATGACGAATACCATTTTTCCTATACTCTTGGACACGATTATAAAAG GTGATCCTCGAGTTCAGGATGCTAAGGTAATATGGATCGAACCAGAATCAACATGTTGGGTCCAGAACTCCAGTGCAGAGCAGAAAGGGGAACTGGCACTGGAAATCACAGTGGAAAAGGTGGCGGTTGCAGAGAGTGGTGGCACCTGGGGAGTAGCAATGGATGCATGTGTCCCTGTGATGGATCTAATCGACACCAAAAGGTCTATGCCTTACAATATCCAAGAAGTTCACAAAGTGTTTGGCATTTCCTGTGTCTTTGATCGAGTCACACAG CACCTTTCCAAGGCCGTTGGAATGGTTACAAAATCAGTCATCACAGACCACCTGACAACCGTGGCAAGCAGCATGACCTGCACAGGTAGCTTGCATGGCTTCAATAGGTCAGGATACAAGGCCACATTCCAGTCCCTGAAGATTCAGGCACCATTTACGGAAGCTACACTGTCT AGACCAATGCAATGCTTTCGGAAGAGTGCAGAGAAGGTCGACTCTGATCAGCTGGCTAGTGTTGTGTCAACCTGCTCTTGGGGTAATCATGCAGCCATCGGCACTGGCTCAGCTTTCAAAATTCACTGGAAGGATGAGATCCAG TCTTCAAGCGATGAAATACTTGGAGGGTATGGTTTATATGACTTCCTCGCATTAGTAGGAACAATAGGAGCTGCTGAACTCAAGACAGTTACTCCTCATAGTTCATGCTTGTATGATGTTGACAAGATTCCGGAGGATGAAGTTCAAGAAGATGAGGTGGTATGTTTGGGTGGAAACCTTCCAATCTCCTGGACGGACAAGACAAAAGCCGATTCCCTGCTGCATGATTTTAAGGGTAGGAGTACTGGAATACACAGGACTAGACAGGAAAGCCAAGGAACGCAAAATAAGAGTGACTGGAACTCAGTTGCAAACTGGAAAAATGATAGGCCAAGGGGTCCTCTGCATTCTGCTTTTGCAGGATCAACTAGCACCAACGAATGGAACAAGAGGCGGTTTACCGACCATGTGTTTGAGAGAAAGCAACCAAAGCATAGCTGGAGCTCAGCTGTGACACACCAAGATGACAAGCCAAGTTGGTCTAGCAAAAATGTTGCAGGCGCGCAGAAACATGGCATTACATTATCATCTAGCTCGGGTGGATGGAACAAGAAGAATAGTGGTTTTGGTCGTGGTGGCAGTAGAGGCATGCGGAAATCAGAAGGATCACATAGTGGAGGCAGTAACAGCCGGAACTGGAGAGCTCAGAATAATAGCAGTGCTAGACAAGGAGGTATCAGTTACAGTTTCACACCAGTGGAGCAGCAGATATATGCACAAGTTGAGCCAATCATGAAGAATGTAAAGAGGATCATCCGCGAATCAAG GGACGGCGTGAAGCTTTCTCAAGATGCTGAGATGTTCATCGTCAACAAAGTTTTAATGTACCACccggagaaggagaaaaagatggCCGGTCAGGGCAATTACATTATG GTTGCTAAGCATCAAACTTTCCATAGCAGCAGGTGCTTGTACGTTGCGTCCTCAGATGGATCAAGTTCAGATTTCTCCTACAAGAAGTGCCTAGAAAATTTCATCAGGATTCACTACCCTGACTCTGCGGACTCATTCTGCAGAAAGTACTTCAAATGA